From the Maioricimonas rarisocia genome, one window contains:
- the xerD gene encoding site-specific tyrosine recombinase XerD, with product MPPRKRPPASSTAAPDSPLNPATHRGPFLDYLRAECGMAANTINAYSNDLAQFLTWLEGRKVRSLSQIDLQLLSAFLDELHSRGLAATTIARRLVGIKMFFRYLVLEGVVAESTAELLSSPKLWQYLPTVMSPEMVDRLLAAPGPHDSYPLRDRALLTVLYATGCRASELTGLRLQDVRLDESYCRCLGKGNKERIVSLNPVAVLALETYLNRERPGLVGHRDTDAVFVTRTGRPLSRVMIWHLVKKYAARIGCSRQVSPHTLRHSFATHMLAGGADIRALQEMLGHASIRTTQIYTQVEHSRLKAVHTKCHPRG from the coding sequence ATGCCACCGCGCAAACGTCCACCGGCCAGCAGTACGGCGGCCCCGGATTCGCCGCTGAACCCCGCCACCCATCGCGGGCCGTTCCTGGACTACCTCCGCGCCGAATGCGGGATGGCCGCCAACACGATCAACGCCTACAGCAACGATCTGGCACAATTCCTGACATGGCTGGAGGGCCGGAAGGTCCGGTCACTCAGCCAGATCGATCTGCAGCTTCTCTCGGCATTTCTGGACGAACTGCACAGCCGCGGACTGGCGGCCACGACGATTGCCCGTCGGCTCGTCGGCATCAAGATGTTCTTCCGCTACCTCGTGCTCGAAGGAGTCGTTGCCGAGAGCACGGCCGAGCTTCTCTCGTCTCCCAAGCTGTGGCAGTACCTGCCGACGGTGATGAGTCCGGAGATGGTCGACCGGCTGCTCGCCGCACCGGGGCCCCACGACAGCTATCCGCTGCGGGACCGGGCCCTGCTGACGGTGCTGTATGCCACCGGCTGCCGGGCTTCGGAGCTGACCGGTCTGCGCCTGCAGGACGTGCGTCTGGACGAGTCGTACTGCCGTTGCCTGGGGAAGGGAAACAAGGAGCGGATCGTCTCGCTCAACCCGGTTGCAGTGCTGGCGCTGGAAACCTACCTGAACCGCGAGCGTCCCGGCCTCGTGGGGCATCGCGACACCGACGCCGTCTTCGTCACCCGCACCGGCCGCCCCCTCTCACGCGTGATGATCTGGCACCTGGTGAAGAAGTACGCCGCCCGCATCGGTTGCAGCAGGCAGGTGAGCCCGCACACGCTCAGGCACAGTTTCGCGACGCACATGCTGGCCGGCGGAGCAGACATCCGGGCCCTGCAGGAAATGCTTGGACACGCCAGCATCCGCACAACCCAGATCTACACGCAGGTCGAGCACAGCCGGCTCAAGGCCGTCCACACGAAGTGTCACCCCCGCGGGTAG
- a CDS encoding ExbD/TolR family protein: protein MKIRRGSGEESGKVDIQMAPMIDVVFQLLIFFMLTLKIVAPEGDFNINMPIGSAAAASDEPPPLDIKVRLLANPDGTLGQVVFGNRPLGNDVPACFDRLNLEIVGLVGSGGGFADDMSVEIDADYNLHYAYTIKAISACTGRIDPVTQQPVRYIEKIKLAPPRRPGEE, encoded by the coding sequence ATGAAGATCCGTCGTGGGTCCGGGGAAGAGTCCGGCAAAGTCGATATTCAGATGGCGCCGATGATTGACGTCGTCTTTCAGCTGCTGATCTTCTTCATGCTGACGCTGAAGATCGTGGCACCGGAAGGTGACTTCAACATCAACATGCCGATTGGGTCCGCGGCCGCCGCCAGCGACGAGCCCCCGCCGCTGGACATCAAGGTCCGCCTGCTGGCCAACCCGGACGGAACGCTCGGCCAGGTGGTCTTCGGCAACCGTCCGCTCGGCAACGATGTGCCGGCCTGCTTCGACCGCCTGAATCTCGAGATCGTCGGCCTGGTCGGCTCGGGTGGCGGATTTGCCGACGACATGTCGGTGGAGATCGACGCCGACTACAACCTGCACTACGCCTACACGATCAAGGCGATTTCCGCCTGTACCGGCCGGATCGATCCGGTCACGCAGCAGCCGGTTCGCTACATCGAGAAGATCAAGCTGGCTCCGCCGCGCCGTCCCGGCGAAGAGTGA
- a CDS encoding ExbD/TolR family protein yields the protein MRIKRAGSSVVEADMTPMIDMTFQLIAFFMIVTNFEQTQADERVKLPADQLARPPLVPREDELVLNIGFIRNAQGEKVDPDPFVFLGDENVRVLDYGPYLKQERQVAELKHGDGAHKNMTVVIRADSEVPTGLVQELIKLAQEAGFEKFAFKAKSDEEPG from the coding sequence ATGCGGATCAAGCGCGCCGGGTCGTCGGTGGTCGAAGCCGACATGACGCCGATGATCGACATGACGTTCCAGTTGATCGCGTTCTTCATGATCGTGACCAACTTCGAACAGACGCAGGCGGACGAACGGGTCAAACTACCCGCCGACCAGCTCGCCCGGCCGCCTCTCGTGCCGCGTGAAGACGAACTCGTGCTCAATATCGGCTTCATCCGGAATGCCCAGGGCGAGAAGGTCGATCCCGACCCCTTCGTATTCCTCGGCGACGAGAATGTCCGCGTGCTCGATTACGGGCCGTACCTGAAGCAGGAGCGGCAGGTGGCCGAGCTCAAGCACGGCGACGGGGCCCACAAGAACATGACGGTCGTCATCCGTGCTGATTCCGAGGTCCCCACAGGCCTCGTGCAGGAGTTAATCAAGCTCGCCCAGGAGGCGGGCTTCGAGAAGTTTGCCTTCAAGGCAAAGTCGGACGAAGAGCCCGGCTGA